One Paraburkholderia caffeinilytica DNA segment encodes these proteins:
- the treY gene encoding malto-oligosyltrehalose synthase: protein MTVPRSTLRLQFHRGFTFDDAAKHVDYFAALGISHLYASPITTAEPGSTHGYDTVDYTQVNAECGGEAGLKRLADTLHAHNMGLIVDVVPNHMGIGGSSNAWWLDILEWGRHSGYARHFDVDWHSPDPALRGKVLAPTLGAPYGEELAAGRIALHFAADNGRFYVGYEPHVFPVCPTDYASILQSADRADLAALAERFQGLTTQPADQPRAAEGRDMLREFVAQGGGSAIDLVLAAYSPADPVTRDRLHRLIERQHFRLAWWRTASDEVNWRRFFDISTLAGVRVERPEVFEAVHALIFRLYREGVVEGLRIDHVDGLAEPREYCQRLRQRLTELRDTGPFVVVEKILGRGEPLRDDWPVDGTTGYDFMNDVGALLHDPAGAEPLAQTWAELTGRSPRFADEALDARRKILSENLSAELDRAARALHRIARDSSTTRDFTFAALRRVLAELVVHFPVYRVYPQNGLRSAADNVYFARALAGARQTLSRADYVVLDRVNAWLGGSAEEAPNARVNAAQQQGPNGAPPSHAGSSRRTAQTLFSQLTAPVAAKAIEDTACYRYGRLLSRNEVGSDPGEFALSVAQFHAANLERSQRFPHAMLATATHDHKRGEDVRARLAVLSEISQDWSATLRAWSTLNAPHRRALDGKPISSVSHDTRHDWAPGPAAEAMLYQTLVGSWPPDLKPDDEAGVKELAERVAQWQLKALREAKLQTNWLAPDEAYEAGCRDFLFDILAPQRRDGFLRELSAFVMRIGRAGALNGFQQTVLRLTSPGIPDLYQGTELWDFSLVDPDNRRPVDFAKREAWLAQTPPSEFLMSWQDGRVKLAVVQRVLALRAHLPELLSQGAYLPLAVRGAHASNAIAFARRHGNAWAVVVASRLAAGLLGEDGDLPMVDPVKWGDTAIEMPADLAACALFDWLSPAAPKVDENGLLYVRDALGAMPVAVLVEDGVPRG from the coding sequence ATGACCGTCCCGCGCTCCACGCTTCGCCTCCAGTTCCATCGAGGCTTTACCTTCGACGATGCGGCGAAGCATGTCGACTACTTCGCCGCGCTCGGCATCAGCCACCTGTACGCGTCGCCGATCACCACCGCCGAGCCCGGTTCGACGCACGGCTACGACACCGTCGACTACACCCAGGTCAACGCCGAATGCGGCGGAGAAGCCGGCTTGAAGCGCCTCGCCGACACACTGCACGCGCACAACATGGGGCTGATCGTCGACGTGGTGCCGAATCATATGGGCATCGGCGGATCGAGCAACGCGTGGTGGCTCGATATTCTCGAATGGGGCCGGCACAGCGGGTACGCACGCCATTTCGACGTCGACTGGCATTCGCCCGATCCGGCCTTGCGCGGCAAGGTGCTGGCGCCGACACTCGGCGCGCCGTACGGCGAGGAACTCGCGGCAGGCCGGATTGCGCTGCATTTTGCAGCCGACAACGGGCGCTTTTATGTCGGCTACGAGCCGCATGTGTTTCCCGTGTGCCCGACCGACTACGCGTCGATTCTGCAGAGCGCCGACCGCGCCGATCTCGCCGCGCTGGCCGAACGTTTCCAGGGCTTGACGACGCAGCCGGCCGATCAGCCGCGCGCCGCCGAAGGCCGCGACATGCTGCGCGAGTTCGTCGCGCAAGGCGGCGGCTCGGCAATCGACCTGGTGCTGGCAGCCTATTCGCCTGCAGACCCGGTGACGCGCGACCGTTTGCACCGGCTGATCGAACGCCAGCACTTCCGGCTCGCGTGGTGGCGCACCGCGTCGGATGAAGTGAACTGGCGGCGTTTCTTCGACATCTCGACGCTGGCCGGTGTGCGTGTGGAGCGCCCCGAAGTGTTCGAGGCCGTGCACGCGCTGATTTTCCGTCTGTATCGGGAAGGCGTGGTGGAGGGTTTGCGGATCGATCACGTGGACGGGCTCGCCGAACCGCGCGAGTACTGTCAGCGTCTGCGGCAGCGCCTCACGGAATTGCGCGACACGGGGCCTTTTGTGGTCGTTGAAAAGATTCTGGGTCGTGGCGAACCGTTGCGCGACGATTGGCCCGTGGACGGCACGACCGGCTACGATTTCATGAACGACGTGGGCGCGCTGCTGCACGATCCGGCCGGTGCCGAGCCGCTCGCACAGACGTGGGCCGAACTCACCGGCCGCAGCCCGCGTTTCGCCGACGAAGCCCTGGACGCTCGTCGCAAGATTCTCTCGGAAAATCTCTCGGCCGAACTGGACCGCGCGGCGCGGGCGTTGCACCGCATTGCCCGCGATTCGTCGACCACACGTGATTTCACCTTCGCCGCATTGCGGCGCGTGCTGGCCGAACTGGTCGTGCATTTTCCGGTATATCGGGTCTATCCACAGAACGGACTGCGCAGCGCGGCCGACAACGTGTACTTCGCGCGGGCGCTGGCAGGCGCGCGACAAACGCTTTCGCGCGCGGACTACGTGGTGCTCGACCGCGTGAACGCATGGCTTGGCGGCAGCGCCGAGGAAGCGCCGAATGCACGGGTCAACGCCGCACAGCAGCAGGGCCCGAATGGCGCCCCACCGAGTCATGCAGGTTCATCGCGGCGCACCGCACAGACGCTGTTTTCGCAATTGACCGCGCCGGTCGCCGCGAAGGCGATCGAAGATACGGCGTGCTATCGCTATGGACGTTTGCTGTCACGCAACGAAGTCGGCTCGGACCCGGGCGAATTTGCTTTGTCGGTCGCGCAATTTCATGCGGCGAATCTCGAGCGCTCGCAGCGCTTTCCTCACGCGATGCTCGCCACGGCCACGCACGACCACAAGCGTGGTGAAGACGTGCGTGCGCGGCTTGCGGTGTTGAGCGAGATTTCTCAGGACTGGAGCGCGACGTTGCGCGCGTGGTCGACCTTGAACGCGCCGCATCGCCGTGCGCTCGACGGCAAGCCGATCAGCAGCGTGAGCCACGATACACGCCACGATTGGGCGCCAGGCCCCGCCGCCGAGGCGATGCTGTACCAGACCCTGGTGGGCAGCTGGCCACCCGATTTAAAACCCGACGATGAAGCGGGCGTCAAGGAACTGGCTGAGCGCGTCGCGCAATGGCAATTGAAAGCGCTGCGGGAAGCGAAGCTCCAGACCAACTGGCTCGCGCCCGACGAAGCGTACGAGGCCGGCTGCCGCGACTTCCTGTTCGATATCCTGGCGCCGCAGCGGCGCGACGGTTTTCTACGCGAGTTGTCCGCGTTCGTGATGCGGATTGGGCGCGCCGGTGCGCTCAACGGTTTTCAGCAGACCGTGTTGCGACTGACGTCGCCTGGGATTCCCGATCTTTATCAGGGTACTGAGCTGTGGGACTTCAGTTTGGTCGATCCCGACAATCGCCGGCCCGTCGATTTTGCGAAGCGTGAGGCGTGGCTCGCGCAAACACCGCCTTCGGAGTTTCTGATGAGCTGGCAAGACGGCCGGGTGAAGCTCGCGGTGGTGCAGCGCGTGCTGGCGTTGCGCGCGCATTTGCCGGAGCTGCTGAGTCAGGGTGCGTATCTGCCGCTTGCGGTGCGCGGTGCGCATGCGTCGAATGCGATTGCGTTTGCGCGGCGGCATGGCAATGCGTGGGCGGTGGTGGTGGCGAGCCGGCTTGCCGCCGGGTTGCTCGGCGAAGACGGCGATTTGCCGATGGTCGATCCCGTCAAATGGGGTGACACAGCGATCGAAATGCCTGCGGACCTGGCCGCGTGCGCGCTGTTCGACTGGCTGAGTCCGGCGGCGCCAAAGGTCGATGAGAACGGCTTGCTTTATGTGCGCGATGCATTGGGCGCGATGCCCGTTGCCGTGCTGGTGGAGGACGGCGTGCCACGCGGTTGA
- a CDS encoding hemolysin family protein, whose product MIQVVALIGALFLVALNGFFVAAEFGLVKLRQTRVQSLAARHGMRGRLLAKVHGRLDAYLSACQLGITLASLGLGWIGEPAFAELLTPVFSLLGVESEQLIHGISLFFAFSCISFLHIVVGELAPKSLAIRESEKVSLWAATPLYGFYWAMYPAIWVLNTSANAVLKLAGLDGEHGHDSHYSTDELKLILRGRRANVATELGSPDGAYSQDEWNTIAHSLDFSRMTVSDLMRPSYEMVGLRRDVPLRENMQVVARHRFSRYPLFEDASGERVAGMIHLKDLLLARHAGSTLDDLSEYARPVQYVKPDMPALELFRRFRKGAPHFALVGHKNSTPIGFLTLDNLLGALVGQIHDEFRQGDADWTRMDDGTLMGKGSLPVVSLERALGIDIDEGKAESVGGLVIQALNDLPAEGQRVEFDRFDVVVKKMKGPRIVLVRVYPKIFDDEGG is encoded by the coding sequence TTGATCCAGGTCGTCGCCCTCATCGGTGCGTTGTTTCTCGTTGCCCTCAACGGTTTTTTTGTCGCCGCCGAATTCGGTCTGGTGAAGCTGCGGCAAACGCGCGTGCAAAGCCTCGCAGCCAGGCATGGCATGCGTGGGCGTTTGCTGGCGAAGGTGCATGGAAGGCTGGACGCGTATCTGTCCGCCTGTCAGCTCGGCATTACGCTGGCGTCGCTCGGACTCGGCTGGATCGGTGAGCCGGCGTTCGCGGAATTGCTCACGCCAGTCTTCAGCCTGCTCGGCGTGGAATCGGAGCAGCTGATTCACGGCATCTCGCTGTTCTTCGCGTTCTCGTGCATTTCGTTCCTGCACATCGTGGTGGGCGAGCTGGCGCCGAAGTCGCTCGCGATTCGCGAGTCGGAAAAGGTTTCGTTGTGGGCCGCCACGCCGCTGTACGGTTTCTACTGGGCGATGTATCCGGCGATCTGGGTGCTCAACACGAGCGCCAACGCGGTGTTGAAGCTCGCGGGCCTCGACGGGGAGCACGGCCATGACTCGCATTACTCCACCGACGAACTCAAGCTGATCTTGCGCGGCCGCCGCGCCAACGTCGCGACTGAGCTCGGTTCGCCGGATGGCGCCTACAGCCAGGACGAATGGAACACGATTGCGCACTCGCTGGACTTTTCGCGCATGACCGTCTCGGATCTGATGCGCCCGTCCTATGAAATGGTCGGCCTGCGGCGCGATGTGCCGTTGCGCGAAAACATGCAGGTGGTGGCGCGGCACCGCTTCAGCCGCTATCCGTTGTTCGAAGACGCGTCCGGCGAACGGGTGGCCGGCATGATCCACTTGAAGGATTTGCTGCTGGCGCGGCACGCGGGCAGCACGCTCGACGACCTCTCCGAATATGCGCGGCCCGTGCAGTATGTCAAGCCGGACATGCCGGCGCTCGAACTGTTTCGCCGCTTCCGCAAGGGTGCGCCGCATTTCGCGCTGGTGGGTCACAAGAACTCGACGCCGATCGGCTTTCTGACGCTGGACAATCTGCTCGGTGCACTGGTTGGGCAGATCCACGACGAATTCCGCCAGGGCGACGCCGACTGGACGCGCATGGACGACGGCACGTTGATGGGCAAGGGCAGCTTGCCGGTGGTGTCGCTGGAACGCGCGCTCGGGATCGACATCGACGAGGGCAAGGCCGAATCGGTCGGTGGCCTCGTGATTCAGGCGCTCAACGATCTGCCTGCTGAAGGGCAGCGCGTCGAGTTCGATCGCTTCGACGTGGTGGTCAAGAAGATGAAGGGTCCGCGGATCGTGCTCGTGCGCGTTTATCCGAAGATCTTCGACGACGAAGGCGGTTGA
- a CDS encoding sensor histidine kinase, with the protein MTTSSTGTAGAPPVPSGFAVSERTAHLRAETALFMRDHVLSLVSHDLRGPLNAIHSWAYVLERKLDANDPNAQRAVTGIRNGVEQQVKLLETLVDATRAETKSLALAFAPFPLHRLLDETVEEVRSGLARARGVEVSVESHLASEQLNGDRERLAAALWLMLTFAVEASTEGAVVTLAARADSTRWYATVVFKQSAAALDDPTVPHLLEAFARKQASEPREAKRIAWVFALCKRVAEAHGGSFEQSDAPGSEAVTLALHVPLIATTAT; encoded by the coding sequence GTGACAACGTCTTCCACCGGGACCGCCGGCGCACCGCCGGTTCCTTCCGGCTTCGCCGTATCCGAACGCACCGCCCATCTGCGCGCGGAAACCGCGCTGTTCATGCGCGACCATGTGTTGTCGCTGGTGTCGCATGATCTGCGTGGGCCGCTGAACGCCATCCATAGCTGGGCGTACGTGCTCGAGCGCAAGCTCGATGCGAACGACCCCAATGCGCAACGCGCCGTCACGGGGATTCGTAACGGCGTGGAACAGCAGGTGAAGTTGCTGGAGACGCTGGTCGACGCCACGCGCGCCGAGACCAAATCGCTGGCACTCGCCTTTGCCCCGTTTCCGCTGCATCGGCTACTCGATGAAACCGTTGAAGAAGTCCGTTCCGGATTGGCGCGCGCGCGTGGTGTCGAGGTCTCGGTCGAGTCGCATCTCGCTTCCGAGCAGCTCAATGGCGACCGTGAGCGCCTGGCCGCCGCACTGTGGCTGATGCTCACGTTTGCCGTCGAAGCGAGCACGGAGGGTGCCGTAGTCACGCTGGCCGCACGCGCGGACTCCACCAGGTGGTACGCCACCGTCGTCTTCAAGCAGAGCGCCGCCGCATTGGACGATCCGACGGTGCCACATTTGCTGGAAGCCTTTGCCCGCAAACAGGCGAGCGAACCTCGCGAAGCCAAACGGATCGCGTGGGTATTCGCGCTCTGCAAGCGCGTTGCGGAGGCGCACGGCGGCAGTTTCGAGCAAAGCGACGCACCTGGGAGCGAAGCGGTGACCCTCGCGCTGCATGTGCCGTTGATTGCGACGACAGCAACGTGA
- a CDS encoding FKBP-type peptidyl-prolyl cis-trans isomerase — protein sequence MSTVTTESGLKYEDIVEGSGAEAVAGKTVSVHYTGWLTDGQKFDSSKDRNDPFAFVLGGGMVIKGWDEGVQGMKVGGTRKLTIPPQLGYGVRGAGGVIPPNATLVFEVELLGV from the coding sequence ATGTCGACTGTGACTACCGAATCCGGCCTGAAATATGAAGACATCGTTGAAGGCAGCGGCGCCGAAGCGGTGGCCGGCAAGACCGTCAGCGTGCATTACACGGGCTGGCTGACCGACGGCCAGAAGTTCGACTCGAGCAAGGACCGCAACGACCCGTTCGCATTCGTGCTGGGCGGCGGCATGGTCATCAAGGGCTGGGACGAAGGCGTGCAAGGCATGAAGGTCGGCGGCACGCGCAAGCTGACGATTCCGCCGCAACTCGGCTACGGCGTGCGTGGCGCAGGCGGCGTGATTCCGCCGAATGCAACGCTCGTGTTCGAAGTCGAACTGCTCGGCGTCTAA
- a CDS encoding AraC family transcriptional regulator: protein MSHTAVAAPSVSLRRYGAIEASDVHDFHQVVLGLDGAMVMAVDGVAHQIDAGSAWLIPAGARHDYAGIGENRQLVLDLPAASLAVPERLFDRARAVTVDASLTQLVHRIAAHATGGAQGDDLDTRRFQWDAAARLGAALVADTGTVAGTQAPGLDFARIDRWLRAHLSEPLRIADLAAHCGFGMRRFHQLFIDAFGETPHRYLQRLRLDTSLGLLSDPRLSLSDIALEIGFGDQSAYTHAFTRRFGLAPGQWRALRH from the coding sequence ATGAGTCACACCGCCGTCGCCGCTCCTAGCGTTTCATTGCGCCGCTACGGCGCGATCGAAGCGTCGGACGTGCACGACTTCCACCAGGTCGTGCTCGGGCTCGACGGCGCGATGGTGATGGCGGTAGACGGCGTCGCGCATCAGATCGACGCCGGCTCCGCCTGGCTCATCCCGGCTGGGGCGCGGCACGATTACGCAGGCATCGGCGAGAACCGGCAATTGGTGCTGGATCTGCCGGCTGCCTCGCTGGCCGTGCCGGAACGTCTGTTCGACCGCGCGCGGGCCGTGACGGTGGATGCCTCGCTCACGCAACTCGTGCATCGGATCGCGGCGCACGCCACCGGCGGCGCGCAAGGCGACGATCTCGATACCCGGCGTTTTCAATGGGACGCAGCCGCGCGACTGGGCGCTGCGTTGGTGGCCGATACCGGCACGGTGGCCGGGACACAAGCGCCCGGCCTCGACTTCGCGCGCATCGACCGCTGGCTGCGCGCGCATCTGTCGGAACCGCTGCGTATCGCCGACCTGGCCGCGCATTGCGGCTTCGGCATGCGGCGCTTCCATCAGCTTTTTATCGACGCCTTTGGCGAAACACCGCACCGCTATTTGCAGCGTCTGCGGCTCGATACGTCGCTTGGCTTGCTATCCGATCCACGCCTGTCGCTCAGCGATATCGCGCTGGAAATCGGCTTCGGCGATCAGAGCGCTTACACGCACGCATTCACGCGGCGTTTCGGGTTGGCGCCCGGTCAATGGCGCGCGTTGCGCCATTGA
- a CDS encoding O-succinylhomoserine sulfhydrylase: MDDSLNFDTLAIRSGTARSDFNEHSEAIFLTSSFVFASAADAAEKFKNSEDNYTYSRFTNPTVSMFQDRLAALEGGEACMATASGMAAIMSVVMSTLQAGDHLVSSQALFGSTLGMFSQIFSKFGITTTFVDPTDLDAWKNAVRPETKMFFLETPSNPLTEVADIEAISKIAKAANAIFVVDNCFCSPALQQPLKLGADVVMHSATKFLDGQGRVLGGALVGSKQFIMEKVFPFVRSAGPTLSAFNAWVLLKGMETLSLRVEKQSANALEIARWLETHPAVNRVFYPGLESHPQHALAMRQQKAGGAILSFELKGDTPEQMRANAWRVIDSTKICSITGNLGDTRTTITHPATTTHGRVTPEARAAAGISEGLIRLAVGLENAGDIRGDLERGLAG, translated from the coding sequence ATGGACGACTCCCTGAACTTCGATACGCTGGCAATCCGCTCGGGCACAGCGCGCAGCGACTTCAACGAGCATTCGGAAGCGATTTTCCTGACCTCGAGCTTCGTGTTCGCGAGTGCCGCGGACGCCGCCGAAAAATTCAAGAATTCCGAAGACAACTACACCTATTCGCGCTTCACGAATCCGACCGTCTCGATGTTCCAGGACCGCCTGGCCGCGCTCGAAGGTGGTGAAGCGTGCATGGCCACGGCTTCGGGGATGGCCGCGATCATGTCGGTGGTGATGTCGACGCTGCAGGCCGGCGACCATCTGGTCAGCTCGCAGGCGCTGTTCGGTTCGACGCTCGGCATGTTCTCGCAGATCTTCAGCAAGTTCGGCATCACGACGACCTTCGTCGACCCGACCGATCTGGATGCGTGGAAAAACGCCGTGCGCCCGGAGACGAAGATGTTCTTCCTCGAAACGCCGTCGAATCCGCTGACCGAAGTCGCCGATATCGAAGCGATCAGCAAGATCGCGAAGGCGGCCAACGCGATCTTCGTGGTCGACAACTGTTTCTGTAGCCCGGCGTTGCAACAGCCGTTGAAGCTCGGTGCGGACGTCGTAATGCATTCGGCCACCAAGTTCCTCGACGGCCAGGGGCGTGTGCTCGGCGGCGCGCTGGTCGGCTCGAAGCAGTTCATCATGGAAAAGGTGTTCCCGTTCGTACGCAGCGCCGGGCCGACCTTGTCCGCGTTCAACGCATGGGTGCTGCTCAAGGGCATGGAAACGCTGTCGCTGCGCGTCGAAAAGCAGTCGGCGAATGCGCTCGAAATCGCGCGCTGGCTGGAGACCCATCCCGCCGTGAACCGCGTGTTCTACCCGGGTCTCGAATCGCATCCGCAGCACGCGCTGGCCATGCGTCAGCAGAAGGCGGGCGGCGCGATCCTGTCGTTCGAATTGAAGGGCGATACGCCCGAGCAGATGCGCGCGAATGCCTGGCGCGTGATTGACAGCACGAAGATCTGCTCGATCACCGGCAATCTCGGCGATACACGTACCACGATCACGCACCCGGCCACGACCACGCATGGCCGCGTGACGCCCGAGGCACGCGCGGCGGCGGGGATCAGCGAAGGCTTGATCCGTCTCGCAGTGGGTCTGGAAAACGCCGGCGATATCCGCGGCGATCTGGAGCGCGGTCTGGCGGGTTAG
- the purF gene encoding amidophosphoribosyltransferase: MCGIVGVVSHSPVNQLIYDSLLLLQHRGQDAAGIATANGSNFHMHKANGMVRDVFRTRNMRSLPGTTGIGQVRYPTAGSASSEEEAQPFYVNAPFGIILAHNGNLTNWQQLKDEMFRIDRRHINTNSDTEVMLNVLAHELQLSSSSLQLDPAALFKAVSGVHRRVRGSYAIVSLIAGYGLLGFRDPFGIRPLCLGKQETSEGVEWILASESVAIEGVGFEFVRDIAPGEAIFIDLEGNLHSQQCATNPSLNPCIFELVYLARPDSVLDGVPVYNVRLRMGDYLAEKIKRELPDVAIDVVMPIPDSSRPAAMQVAKKLGVEYREGFFKNRYVGRTFIMPGQAMRKKSVRQKLNAMGIEFKGKNVLIVDDSIVRGTTSHEIVQMARDAGANKVIFASAAPPVKYPNVYGIDMPTRGELVAHGRTDDEVARMIGADHLVYQDVDALKQAVRDINPALKEFEASCFDGNYVTGDVTTEYLDRIETARLAPSSQSDRDAASEAAEGGPARSQLHLQLSVG, from the coding sequence ATGTGCGGCATCGTAGGCGTAGTTTCCCATTCTCCGGTCAATCAGCTGATCTATGACAGCCTGCTGCTTCTGCAGCACCGCGGTCAGGACGCCGCCGGCATCGCGACAGCGAACGGCAGCAACTTCCACATGCACAAGGCCAACGGCATGGTGCGCGACGTGTTCCGCACGCGCAACATGCGCAGCCTGCCCGGCACCACCGGTATCGGCCAGGTCCGTTACCCGACCGCCGGGTCTGCATCGAGCGAAGAAGAAGCCCAGCCGTTCTACGTGAACGCGCCGTTCGGCATCATCCTCGCGCACAACGGCAATCTGACCAACTGGCAGCAACTGAAAGATGAGATGTTCCGCATCGATCGCCGCCATATCAATACCAACTCCGACACCGAAGTGATGCTCAACGTGCTCGCGCACGAATTGCAGCTGTCCAGTTCGAGTCTGCAACTCGATCCGGCCGCGCTGTTCAAGGCGGTGTCGGGCGTGCATCGCCGGGTGCGGGGTTCGTACGCGATCGTGTCGCTGATTGCCGGCTACGGTTTGCTCGGCTTTCGCGACCCGTTCGGCATTCGCCCGCTGTGTCTCGGCAAGCAGGAAACGTCGGAAGGCGTCGAGTGGATCTTGGCGTCGGAATCCGTTGCGATCGAAGGCGTCGGTTTTGAATTCGTGCGCGACATTGCGCCGGGCGAAGCCATTTTCATCGACCTCGAGGGCAATTTGCACTCGCAGCAATGCGCGACGAATCCGAGCCTGAACCCGTGCATTTTCGAACTCGTGTATCTCGCGCGTCCGGACTCCGTGCTCGACGGCGTGCCGGTCTACAACGTGCGTTTGCGCATGGGCGATTACCTCGCCGAGAAGATCAAGCGCGAATTGCCCGACGTCGCGATCGACGTGGTGATGCCGATTCCCGATTCGTCCCGTCCGGCTGCGATGCAGGTCGCGAAGAAACTAGGTGTGGAGTATCGCGAAGGCTTCTTCAAGAACCGTTACGTGGGCCGCACCTTCATCATGCCGGGCCAGGCGATGCGCAAGAAGTCGGTGCGCCAGAAGCTGAACGCAATGGGCATCGAGTTCAAGGGCAAGAACGTGCTGATCGTCGACGATTCGATCGTGCGTGGCACCACCTCGCACGAAATCGTGCAGATGGCGCGCGATGCGGGCGCGAACAAGGTGATCTTCGCCTCGGCGGCGCCGCCAGTGAAATACCCGAACGTCTACGGTATCGACATGCCGACGCGCGGTGAACTCGTCGCGCATGGCCGCACGGACGATGAAGTCGCGCGCATGATCGGCGCGGACCATCTCGTGTATCAGGACGTCGACGCGCTGAAGCAGGCGGTGCGCGACATCAACCCGGCGCTGAAGGAATTCGAAGCCTCGTGCTTCGACGGCAACTACGTGACGGGCGATGTCACCACGGAATACCTCGACCGCATCGAAACCGCGCGTCTCGCACCGTCCTCGCAATCGGATCGCGACGCCGCGAGCGAAGCGGCCGAGGGCGGCCCGGCGCGTTCGCAACTGCATCTGCAATTGTCGGTCGGTTGA
- a CDS encoding CvpA family protein yields the protein MFTAFDYAVMAVIGLSALRGTWRGFLSEIFGLIGWIAAFFIACRFVGYVVPFIPATWPGGALTQWLLAFALVAIGVVLVASVLNALLSRIVQASGLSGVDRSLGLMFGLVRGVVLVLILVALAGLTELPQQEFWRNALLRPYAVEGVHVMKPLLPETLAAYVRV from the coding sequence ATGTTCACTGCCTTCGACTACGCTGTAATGGCGGTGATCGGTTTGTCGGCCTTGCGCGGCACCTGGCGCGGCTTTTTGTCTGAGATATTCGGGCTGATCGGCTGGATCGCGGCGTTTTTCATCGCTTGCCGTTTTGTTGGCTATGTCGTGCCGTTTATCCCCGCCACGTGGCCGGGCGGCGCGCTGACCCAGTGGCTTCTGGCGTTCGCGCTGGTGGCGATCGGCGTGGTGCTGGTTGCAAGCGTGCTGAACGCCCTGTTGAGCCGTATCGTGCAGGCAAGCGGCTTGAGCGGCGTGGACCGCTCGCTCGGTTTGATGTTCGGCCTCGTGCGCGGGGTCGTTCTGGTGCTGATTCTGGTCGCCCTTGCAGGCTTGACCGAACTGCCCCAACAGGAATTCTGGCGCAACGCCTTGCTTCGGCCCTATGCGGTCGAGGGCGTGCACGTAATGAAACCGCTGCTTCCCGAGACGCTCGCTGCCTACGTCCGCGTGTGA
- a CDS encoding SPOR domain-containing protein has protein sequence MGIFSFGKKDDAPTRRGANTSSTRAARGERVERRTRRTERTVDADAMLLDPTLPEKQRARRRLVGAVALVVAAVVILPMVLDSHPKPVTDDISIDIPNRPAPKVATKTDEDTQAGVAPDNPAPDTALAASGLAPAPAATQGQSGAARQQSTATNAAPAIKPAVKPQAPAAVAANPAPAAPVAQAPAKPAKTPATQSAANVPAPSEDSANTAAASADANSGTPASPPGSRFAVQLGAFANDANARNWATKLKAAGVPAYIEHRKQADGSTLTLLRAGPFADRAAASAAIAKVREAGLTSGANSGAAQ, from the coding sequence ATGGGAATTTTCTCGTTCGGCAAGAAAGACGACGCGCCCACCCGGCGCGGCGCAAACACCAGTTCCACGCGGGCCGCCCGTGGCGAGCGCGTGGAGCGGCGAACCCGCCGCACGGAGCGCACCGTGGATGCCGATGCGATGCTGCTCGACCCTACGTTGCCCGAAAAGCAGCGTGCGCGGCGCAGACTCGTCGGTGCGGTCGCACTGGTCGTCGCAGCGGTGGTGATCCTGCCCATGGTGCTGGATTCACATCCCAAGCCCGTCACCGACGACATCTCCATCGACATTCCAAACCGTCCCGCGCCGAAGGTCGCCACCAAGACCGACGAAGACACGCAGGCCGGCGTAGCACCGGATAACCCGGCGCCTGACACGGCACTCGCCGCTTCCGGTCTTGCACCTGCACCGGCAGCCACGCAAGGGCAGTCCGGCGCCGCCAGACAGCAGAGCACGGCCACGAACGCGGCGCCCGCGATCAAGCCGGCCGTGAAACCGCAAGCGCCCGCCGCCGTTGCCGCCAATCCGGCACCTGCGGCGCCTGTAGCGCAGGCGCCCGCCAAACCGGCCAAAACACCCGCGACGCAAAGCGCCGCGAATGTTCCGGCCCCGAGCGAAGACAGCGCGAATACGGCCGCCGCAAGTGCGGACGCCAATTCCGGCACGCCGGCATCGCCGCCGGGCAGCCGTTTCGCCGTCCAGCTAGGCGCATTTGCGAACGACGCCAATGCCCGCAACTGGGCCACCAAGTTGAAAGCGGCCGGCGTGCCCGCATATATCGAACATCGGAAGCAGGCCGACGGCTCCACGCTCACCCTATTGCGCGCCGGTCCGTTCGCCGATCGCGCCGCGGCTAGCGCCGCGATTGCGAAGGTTCGTGAGGCCGGCTTGACGTCGGGCGCGAACAGCGGCGCTGCACAGTAA